ACCTTCTGCGATCCTTCGGTGGCAGAAGCGCTGACCGCGCAGCCGATCGACCCGCCGACCGTCACCATGACCTTCCTGGTCAATGATTCCCCGCTTGCCGGCACCGAGGGCGACAAGGTGACGAGCCGCGTCATCCGCGACCGACTGCTCAAGGAAGCCGAAGGCAATGTGGCGCTGAAGATCGAGGAATCCGAAGGCAAGGATTCGTTCTACGTCTCCGGCCGCGGCGAATTGCAGCTGGCCGTGCTGATCGAAACCATGCGTCGCGAAGGCTTCGAACTCGCCGTGTCGCGTCCGCGTGTCGTCATGCACAATGACGAGAGCGGCACGCTGATGGAGCCGATCGAAGAGGTTGTCATCGACGTTGATGAAGAGCATTCCGGCGTCGTCGTGCAGAAGATGTCCGAGCGCAAGGCCGAAATGACCGAACTGCGCCCATCGGGCGGCAATCGCGTCCGTCTTGTGTTCCACGCCCCGACCCGCGGCCTGATCGGCTACCAGTCGGAACTCTTGACCGACACCCGCGGCACCGCCGTGATGAACCGTCTGTTCCATGACTATCAGCCCTACAAGGGCGAGATCGGCGGACGCACCAACGGTGTTCTGCTGGCCAACCAGCCAGGCGAGGCTGTGGCCTATGCAATGTTCAATCTCGAAGACCGTGGCCCGATGATCATCGAGCCGGGCGACAAGGTCTATATGGGCATGATCATCGGCATCCATACCCGCGACAATGACCTCGAGGTCAATGTGCTCAAGGGCAAGCAGCTCACCAACATCCGCTCGGCCGGCAAGGACGAGGCCGTCAAGCTGACGCCGCCGATCCGCATGACCCTGGACCGGGCGCTGTCCTGGATCCAGGACGACGAGCTGATGGAAGTGACGCCGAAGTCGATCCGTCTGCGCAAGCGTTATCTCGACGCCAACGACCGCAAGCGGTTTGCAAAAGCCGGCGCCAGCGCTGCCTGATATGGCTGAGGCGCGTGAGGTCGATCTGGAAAGCTGGTCACGGGCCGGACAGTTCAACCTGTTCCGGAGCTATGACCGGCCCCATTTCGCCACCACCGCGCGCGTCGATGTCACCGCCCTGATGACCAAGGGCAAGTCCGCAGGTGCATCGCCCTATCGCGCCTTTATCCACGCCATCGGCGCGGGGGTTCACGCCGTTCCCGCCCTCAAGATGCGTTTCATCGGCGATCAGGTTTTCGAATACGGTGCAATCGCACTGTCGGCGACGGTTCCACGCCCCGGCGACACCTTCGGCTACGCCTATATCCCCTATATTGCGGATTGGGCGGAATTTGACCACAGCTGCAAGGCGATCATCGAAGAAACCGCCCGTGGCACCGACTTCGGCGCCAACACCGGACAGCGCTTTGATCTGGCCTATCTCTCCTGCCTGCCGTGGATCGATTTCACCGCGCTCGACAACGCGTTGCCGGGACCGGATGACTGTATCCCCCGCTTTTCCTGGGGAAAAATCGTTCAAGGCCACGACGGCCGCTGGAGCTGCCCGGTCGCGGTGCAGGTTCATCATGCCCTGGTCGATGGATTGCAGGTTGGCCAGTTTTTCCAGGCCGCACAGGCCTGCCTTGACCAGTTTGCGGACACGAACACTGACACCGCCTGATCCGGTTTGACACCAAAGCGCCCTTTGAACTGACAGCTCCAGAGCCGGAAATGGCCGGGTTACAGCAAAGTTGCGCCCTTGCATTAATTCTTAACAAACGGTTAACTCGTTTGGCGCCGTCCACAAAACAATGCTGTGGGCAGACCTGCAAGCCCGGCGCTAACCGCCTTATGCGGATGTCCCGGGATCGGTAGTATGGATTTATGAGCAAGACACTCACGATTGACATCAGGCATGCCGAACCCCAGGACGCCGAAGCTATCGCCGAGGCACACCGGGCGGCATGGAGTCATGCCTATACGGGAATCCTGCCGCACAAGGCGTTGCGCCAGATGCTCGAACGTCGAAATGTTGCCTGGTGGCGCCGCGCGATACGCGGTTCCACATCCATCCTGGTGCTCGATGTCGGTGGCACCATTGCCGGTTACGCGACCCTTGGCCTCAATCGCGCCCGGTCGCTGCCGCAGGAAGGCGAGATTTACGAGCTCTACCTCCGGCCTGAGTTCCAGGGCGTGGGCCTGGGCAAAAGACTGTTCAATGAAGCCAGACAGTTGCTGACCTCGCTCGGCTGCAAGGGCATGGCGATCTGGTGCCTCGAGGAAAATCATCAATCCGTGGATTTTTACCGCTTCCAGGGCGGCCGCGATGTTGCCGAAGGTCACGAGACCTTCGATGGCAAGACACTCAAGAAAATCGCCTTCATCTGGGCCTGACCTCAGCCTCACAATCTCATCAGCAGCCAGTGCCAAGCATCATGACCTAAAGTCCGGTTGCGTCCGGGCAGCTTTGGCTTTAATCCCGGGGCCGCAAGTGGCGTTTGCAGGCTCATATCCTGCACCGGCGCCGCAAGGCAGTTTCAGGCACGCAGCCACGGCCCATGACCCAAGCATGGCGCTGAAATGCGGGCCACCTAAAAAAATTGGAGCGATCATGCGCATAGACGCAATCACCATTGGCGAAAAACCGCCACACGACGTCAACGTGATCATCGAGGTGCCGGTTGGCGGTCATCCCATCAAGTATGAGATGGACAAGGATGCAGGCACCCTGGTGGTGGACCGGTTCCTTTACACACCGATGACATACCCGGGCAATTACGGCTTCGTTCCGCATACGCTCTCCGATGACGGCGATCCAATCGATGTGCTGGTCTGCAACACGCGCCCGCTGATCCCCGGCTGCGTGATCAATGTCCGTCCGATCGGCGTGCTGATCATGGAAGACAATTCCGGTCAGGACGAGAAGATCATCGCAGTCCCATCGGCGCATCTCACCAAGCGTTATGAAGGTGTCAACGACTACACCGACATGCCCGAAATCACCCTGCAGCAGATCGAGCACTTCTTCGAGCACTACAAGGATCTCGAGCCCGGCAAATGGGTCAAGA
The DNA window shown above is from Hoeflea phototrophica DFL-43 and carries:
- a CDS encoding GNAT family N-acetyltransferase; its protein translation is MSKTLTIDIRHAEPQDAEAIAEAHRAAWSHAYTGILPHKALRQMLERRNVAWWRRAIRGSTSILVLDVGGTIAGYATLGLNRARSLPQEGEIYELYLRPEFQGVGLGKRLFNEARQLLTSLGCKGMAIWCLEENHQSVDFYRFQGGRDVAEGHETFDGKTLKKIAFIWA
- the ppa gene encoding inorganic diphosphatase, whose translation is MRIDAITIGEKPPHDVNVIIEVPVGGHPIKYEMDKDAGTLVVDRFLYTPMTYPGNYGFVPHTLSDDGDPIDVLVCNTRPLIPGCVINVRPIGVLIMEDNSGQDEKIIAVPSAHLTKRYEGVNDYTDMPEITLQQIEHFFEHYKDLEPGKWVKIGGWRDAEVARKLIVEAIDRAKAKG
- a CDS encoding chloramphenicol acetyltransferase, which translates into the protein MAEAREVDLESWSRAGQFNLFRSYDRPHFATTARVDVTALMTKGKSAGASPYRAFIHAIGAGVHAVPALKMRFIGDQVFEYGAIALSATVPRPGDTFGYAYIPYIADWAEFDHSCKAIIEETARGTDFGANTGQRFDLAYLSCLPWIDFTALDNALPGPDDCIPRFSWGKIVQGHDGRWSCPVAVQVHHALVDGLQVGQFFQAAQACLDQFADTNTDTA
- the typA gene encoding translational GTPase TypA, with protein sequence MSLRNIAIIAHVDHGKTTLVDELLKQSGVYRENERVQERAMDSGDIEKERGITILAKATSVEWKGTRINIVDTPGHADFGGEVERILSMVDGAIVLVDAAEGPMPQTKFVVGKALKVGLRPIVAINKIDRPDARVDEVINEVFDLFAALDATDEQLDFPIMYGSGRNGWMDAGPDRPADGGSLTPLFDLVLEHCPEPTVAEGPFRMIGTILEANPFLGRIITGRIHSGSIKPNQAVKVLNGEGKLVENGRISKILAFRGLERQPVEEAHAGDIVAIAGLSKGTVADTFCDPSVAEALTAQPIDPPTVTMTFLVNDSPLAGTEGDKVTSRVIRDRLLKEAEGNVALKIEESEGKDSFYVSGRGELQLAVLIETMRREGFELAVSRPRVVMHNDESGTLMEPIEEVVIDVDEEHSGVVVQKMSERKAEMTELRPSGGNRVRLVFHAPTRGLIGYQSELLTDTRGTAVMNRLFHDYQPYKGEIGGRTNGVLLANQPGEAVAYAMFNLEDRGPMIIEPGDKVYMGMIIGIHTRDNDLEVNVLKGKQLTNIRSAGKDEAVKLTPPIRMTLDRALSWIQDDELMEVTPKSIRLRKRYLDANDRKRFAKAGASAA